A genome region from Glutamicibacter arilaitensis Re117 includes the following:
- a CDS encoding transglycosylase SLT domain-containing protein, with protein MEEQGGGAKIILAVLGVLLLLVITPIILFMGGGDSEEPDPNAPCVIEGTPIGKGNDGESTVKIPEQYREAVEKSADTAGLPVGIIAAQISQESGWNPKAVSPVGARGIAQFMPGTWEEWGNGKDPFDPFAGLGAQGRYMKHLAGQIADLASNEKEKIQFTLAAYNAGAGNVQKYGGIPPFEETRHYVEVIMGNAQMDYSSTCEAPGGFDFGELQADEWAHPMPNSRLTSPFGPRACPLASCAGMPFLLKHEGIDLAGSDPYFYAPTDMKITYASIGNIDKLYGSYGNYIFAQMTEAPYLVFEFHEAQDNSLLVKTGDVVKKGTPLGKPGATGNSSGIHVHFQINNPKTSVFDRPAINNGKTYDPVPILRQQKVNIQ; from the coding sequence ATGGAAGAGCAGGGTGGCGGAGCCAAAATCATCCTGGCAGTCCTCGGTGTCCTTCTCCTTCTGGTCATCACCCCGATCATTCTGTTCATGGGTGGAGGCGACAGCGAAGAACCCGATCCCAATGCCCCGTGTGTCATTGAAGGAACCCCCATCGGCAAGGGCAACGACGGAGAATCGACGGTGAAAATTCCCGAACAGTACCGGGAAGCTGTGGAGAAGTCCGCCGATACTGCTGGGCTTCCCGTAGGGATCATCGCCGCGCAAATCAGCCAAGAATCCGGCTGGAACCCCAAAGCAGTCTCCCCGGTGGGAGCACGAGGCATTGCCCAGTTCATGCCCGGTACCTGGGAGGAATGGGGCAACGGGAAAGACCCGTTCGATCCGTTCGCTGGCCTCGGTGCCCAAGGCCGCTACATGAAACATCTCGCCGGACAAATCGCGGATCTGGCAAGCAACGAGAAGGAAAAGATCCAATTCACCCTGGCCGCCTACAACGCCGGAGCGGGCAACGTCCAGAAATACGGGGGTATCCCGCCCTTCGAGGAAACCCGCCACTACGTGGAAGTCATCATGGGCAACGCCCAGATGGACTATTCCTCAACCTGCGAAGCGCCTGGTGGCTTCGACTTCGGGGAGCTGCAAGCCGATGAATGGGCACACCCCATGCCTAATTCGCGGCTGACCTCGCCGTTCGGGCCGCGCGCGTGCCCGCTGGCCAGCTGCGCGGGCATGCCGTTCCTGTTGAAGCACGAAGGCATCGACCTGGCCGGATCAGACCCCTATTTCTACGCTCCCACAGACATGAAGATCACCTATGCCAGCATCGGGAACATCGACAAGCTTTACGGCTCCTACGGCAACTATATTTTCGCGCAGATGACCGAAGCCCCTTACCTGGTGTTCGAGTTCCACGAAGCGCAAGACAACTCCCTGCTGGTGAAAACCGGAGACGTAGTGAAGAAAGGAACCCCGCTGGGCAAGCCAGGTGCCACGGGTAATTCCAGTGGCATCCATGTCCACTTCCAGATCAACAACCCGAAAACCAGTGTGTTTGACAGGCCAGCGATCAACAACGGCAAAACCTATGACCCGGTACCGATCCTTAGACAGCAAAAGGTGAACATCCAATGA